A single genomic interval of Streptomyces graminofaciens harbors:
- a CDS encoding serine/threonine-protein kinase has product MASGAPQSEPGRVVAGRYLLLNKLGSGGMGHVWLAHDQELSCEVALKEVVFRTPGEEARDRSDRIARAYKEARYAAWLRSHPHVVTVLDVLEYDGLPWIVMEYVPGAVDLRALVARRGALAPAECARIGLAMLDALNAGHARGVMHRDVKPANILLAPDHTGSPYARVMLTDYGISVQPDGEETRLTGTSMLVGTAAYLAPERVKGKDPTPATDLFSLGCTLYHGVEGYGPFDRPSEYEVLTAILEDPPRPMLRAGALESVLKGMLEKDPVRRLSTVEAQAALSAVLTPQSYPRTQLDQGSQPQWASGPTQTVAPESGGGLRSIVQEPTAPPFGQDVPLASPLPVQEPPLFRPPERGPVPPATGTGGFDAPSVVQRPGSDKRSRVGRVVLAGLLGLLLAGVGVLYAVGYLPLTGGIGGDKDRPYGDLVGLNQPLHEGDCVSATWPDTPFTGVPALQRVQCVGSLTEGQVMAVYKPGSAEEAASDGFTQCEERTKEIRDRLADVRSYAILPTEKGFETAGERVACLVMGAHRPLYGPLGEYRKPGLRFTETANMQKQDCLQTISDNTAKLVSCEGPYNEKVLGFTRLDPQLTYGKAEKKAEDACVKNVRPEDYGYDPSRVTTGYWISGSAWKRSSHFVVCTVAAQNGDTMEGDEV; this is encoded by the coding sequence ATGGCATCAGGAGCACCCCAGTCGGAGCCGGGCCGGGTCGTCGCCGGCCGGTATCTGCTGCTGAACAAGCTGGGCAGTGGGGGCATGGGCCATGTGTGGCTCGCCCACGACCAGGAACTGTCCTGCGAAGTGGCACTCAAGGAGGTCGTGTTCCGGACCCCGGGCGAGGAGGCACGGGACCGCTCGGACCGGATCGCCCGGGCCTACAAGGAGGCCCGGTACGCGGCCTGGCTGCGCAGCCATCCGCATGTGGTGACCGTGCTCGACGTACTGGAGTACGACGGCCTGCCCTGGATCGTGATGGAGTACGTACCGGGCGCTGTCGACCTGCGTGCCCTGGTCGCCCGGCGCGGCGCCCTGGCCCCGGCCGAGTGCGCCCGGATCGGACTCGCCATGCTGGACGCGCTGAACGCCGGGCACGCGCGGGGCGTCATGCACCGGGACGTGAAACCGGCGAACATCCTGCTGGCGCCGGACCACACCGGTTCGCCGTACGCCCGTGTCATGCTCACCGACTACGGCATCTCCGTACAGCCCGACGGTGAGGAGACCCGGCTCACCGGGACCTCCATGCTGGTGGGCACCGCCGCCTATCTGGCGCCCGAGCGGGTGAAGGGCAAGGATCCCACGCCCGCGACCGATCTGTTCTCCCTGGGCTGCACGCTCTATCACGGCGTGGAGGGGTACGGTCCGTTCGACCGTCCCTCGGAGTACGAGGTGCTCACCGCGATCCTGGAGGACCCGCCTCGTCCGATGCTGCGCGCGGGTGCGCTGGAATCCGTGCTGAAAGGCATGCTAGAGAAGGACCCCGTGCGTCGGCTCTCCACCGTGGAGGCCCAGGCCGCGCTGTCCGCGGTCCTCACACCCCAGTCCTACCCCCGGACCCAGCTCGACCAGGGTTCGCAGCCGCAGTGGGCGAGCGGGCCCACGCAGACGGTGGCTCCCGAGAGTGGCGGCGGGCTGCGGTCGATCGTCCAGGAGCCGACCGCGCCGCCCTTCGGCCAGGACGTTCCGCTCGCTAGCCCGCTCCCGGTCCAGGAACCCCCGCTGTTCCGGCCGCCCGAGCGGGGGCCTGTCCCGCCCGCGACCGGGACCGGCGGCTTCGATGCCCCTTCGGTCGTCCAGAGGCCGGGCTCCGACAAGCGCTCCCGGGTCGGGCGGGTCGTCCTGGCCGGGCTGCTGGGGCTCCTCTTGGCGGGTGTCGGCGTGCTGTACGCCGTCGGGTATCTGCCGCTCACCGGGGGCATCGGAGGAGACAAGGACAGGCCGTACGGAGATCTGGTCGGCCTCAACCAACCGCTCCATGAAGGCGACTGTGTCAGCGCGACCTGGCCCGACACCCCGTTCACCGGCGTGCCCGCACTGCAGCGTGTCCAGTGCGTCGGCAGTCTCACCGAGGGCCAGGTCATGGCGGTGTACAAGCCCGGCTCCGCCGAGGAGGCGGCCTCGGACGGATTCACCCAGTGCGAGGAGCGCACCAAGGAGATCCGGGACCGGCTGGCGGACGTACGGAGCTACGCGATCCTGCCGACCGAAAAGGGGTTCGAAACGGCCGGAGAGCGGGTGGCCTGTCTTGTCATGGGTGCCCATCGTCCGCTGTACGGGCCGCTCGGGGAGTATCGCAAGCCGGGCCTGCGGTTCACCGAGACGGCCAACATGCAGAAGCAGGACTGTCTGCAGACGATCTCCGACAACACCGCCAAGCTGGTCTCCTGTGAGGGGCCCTACAACGAAAAGGTGCTCGGCTTCACCCGATTGGACCCTCAGCTGACCTACGGCAAGGCGGAGAAGAAGGCAGAGGACGCCTGTGTGAAGAATGTGCGGCCCGAGGACTACGGCTACGACCCCAGCCGGGTCACCACCGGCTACTGGATCAGTGGCAGTGCCTGGAAACGGTCGTCACATTTCGTCGTCTGCACTGTCGCGGCCCAGAACGGGGACACTATGGAGGGGGACGAAGTCTGA
- a CDS encoding PASTA domain-containing protein, with the protein MGVIVLSGCGDSKPPLLLVKAVAAGMPSVAPFFEEDGSLGEDVVLASEPPRSGLQQGNAPGLYGGTAKKPGKDGGGGGSGQQAVCDIDRLKEYLTDDKNQKKTQVWAGIVGIDPVTDKEIDKYLDTLTPVLLRHDTLVLNHDYKDGKKDSYYSLLEAGIAVLVDDKGMPAVKCSCGNPLKPFNKDPQRIDVDFKDDKAWDGYKKSDVVAVEAAPEPLEEIKLVDVRNPHRGIERPVGTEGESDTQFDATEEYKVPNVVGMTFGAASQKLSGLGLAATFIGDEWPADDATVVSSDPGAGTVLRFGEAVTLSVAGDTDSSSGGDMSTSPPSTTGPPPPTEPTDPPTPTDSTDPPTPTEPTDPPTPTDSTDPPTPTPTPTPTPTPTPTEPTDRPTPTAATDPPTLTDPPTPTGNTDPPTPSPSTVDPVDPPPSETTSENPLPSDPDPGDPAESPAQAAAHPGE; encoded by the coding sequence GTGGGGGTGATTGTCCTCAGCGGGTGCGGCGACTCGAAGCCGCCGCTGCTCCTGGTGAAGGCCGTCGCCGCAGGGATGCCGTCCGTCGCGCCCTTCTTCGAGGAGGACGGCAGTCTGGGCGAGGACGTCGTCCTGGCCTCGGAGCCACCACGGAGCGGGTTGCAGCAGGGCAACGCGCCGGGACTGTACGGGGGCACGGCAAAGAAGCCGGGCAAGGACGGCGGCGGTGGCGGCTCCGGACAGCAGGCCGTCTGCGACATCGACCGTCTGAAGGAATACCTCACCGACGACAAGAACCAGAAAAAGACTCAAGTATGGGCGGGGATTGTCGGGATCGATCCCGTTACCGACAAGGAGATCGATAAGTACCTCGACACTCTCACACCTGTCCTGCTGCGCCACGACACCCTCGTCCTGAACCACGACTACAAGGACGGCAAGAAGGACTCCTATTACTCCTTGCTGGAGGCGGGAATCGCCGTTTTGGTCGACGACAAGGGAATGCCCGCGGTGAAGTGCTCCTGCGGAAATCCGCTGAAGCCCTTCAACAAGGATCCCCAGCGCATCGATGTCGACTTCAAGGACGACAAGGCGTGGGACGGCTACAAGAAGTCCGACGTGGTCGCCGTCGAGGCCGCGCCCGAGCCGCTCGAGGAGATCAAGCTCGTCGATGTGCGGAACCCCCACCGCGGCATCGAGCGTCCCGTCGGCACCGAGGGCGAGAGCGACACCCAGTTCGACGCGACCGAGGAGTACAAGGTGCCGAACGTCGTGGGGATGACGTTCGGAGCAGCCAGTCAGAAGCTGTCCGGGCTGGGTCTTGCGGCGACGTTCATCGGGGACGAGTGGCCGGCGGACGACGCCACGGTGGTCTCCTCCGACCCGGGGGCGGGAACCGTGTTGCGCTTCGGGGAGGCCGTGACGTTGAGCGTGGCGGGCGACACGGACTCCTCCTCCGGGGGAGACATGAGCACTTCCCCGCCGAGCACGACCGGTCCGCCGCCCCCCACCGAGCCGACCGACCCACCCACACCGACGGACTCCACCGATCCGCCGACACCCACAGAGCCGACCGACCCACCGACCCCGACGGACTCCACCGATCCACCGACACCAACACCCACACCCACACCCACACCCACACCCACACCCACAGAGCCAACCGACCGGCCGACCCCCACAGCCGCCACCGATCCGCCCACACTCACAGACCCACCGACTCCGACAGGGAACACCGACCCGCCCACGCCGTCACCCTCCACCGTGGACCCCGTGGATCCGCCCCCGAGCGAAACCACCTCCGAGAACCCCCTGCCCAGTGACCCGGACCCCGGCGACCCCGCCGAGAGTCCCGCTCAGGCGGCCGCGCACCCTGGAGAGTGA
- a CDS encoding cytochrome c oxidase assembly protein, whose product MDHSGHGTGLLPFTLGRGLGWSADPFFLVACLVGLALYGWGAVRLARRGDKWPVGRTVSFAGGVLLVLLVMCTKLNDYGMVMFSVHMVQHMVISMLAPILLLLGAPITLALRALPVAGKGRKGPRELLLMLLHSWYMKIVTHPAFTIPMFIASLYALYFTPMFDFLMGSKPGHIVMMVHFLAVGLFFFWPIMGVDPGPHRPGYLIRMLELFAGMPFHAFFGIALMMASEPMVKTYENPPASLGIDALADQNAAGGIAWAFSEIPSVLVLIALLFQWYGSEQRQAKRADRAADRDGDKELEAYNAYLASLNARGR is encoded by the coding sequence ATGGATCACAGCGGGCACGGTACGGGTCTTCTGCCCTTCACCCTGGGGCGGGGACTCGGGTGGTCGGCGGATCCGTTCTTCCTCGTCGCCTGCCTGGTGGGACTGGCTCTGTACGGCTGGGGTGCGGTCCGGCTCGCGCGGCGGGGGGACAAGTGGCCGGTGGGGCGCACGGTCTCGTTCGCCGGCGGTGTGCTGCTCGTCCTGTTGGTGATGTGCACCAAGCTGAACGACTACGGCATGGTCATGTTCAGCGTGCACATGGTGCAGCACATGGTGATCAGCATGCTCGCGCCGATCCTGCTGCTGCTCGGGGCGCCGATCACATTGGCGCTGCGGGCGCTGCCGGTGGCGGGCAAGGGACGCAAGGGGCCGCGTGAGCTGCTGCTGATGCTGCTGCACAGCTGGTACATGAAGATCGTCACGCACCCGGCGTTCACGATCCCGATGTTCATCGCGAGCCTGTACGCGCTGTACTTCACCCCGATGTTCGACTTCCTGATGGGCTCCAAGCCGGGGCACATCGTGATGATGGTGCACTTCCTCGCGGTGGGTCTGTTCTTCTTCTGGCCGATCATGGGCGTGGACCCGGGCCCGCACCGGCCCGGCTATCTGATCCGGATGCTGGAGCTGTTCGCGGGCATGCCGTTCCACGCGTTCTTCGGCATCGCCCTGATGATGGCGTCCGAGCCGATGGTGAAGACGTACGAGAATCCGCCGGCCTCGCTCGGGATCGACGCGCTCGCCGACCAGAACGCGGCCGGCGGCATCGCCTGGGCGTTCAGTGAGATCCCCTCCGTGCTGGTGCTGATCGCGCTGCTCTTCCAGTGGTACGGCTCCGAGCAGCGGCAGGCCAAGCGCGCGGACCGGGCCGCCGACCGGGACGGCGACAAGGAACTCGAGGCGTACAACGCCTATCTCGCCTCACTCAACGCACGCGGTCGCTGA
- a CDS encoding 6-phosphofructokinase, whose protein sequence is MRIGVLTSGGDCPGLNAVIRSVVHRAVVDHGDEVIGFRDGWKGLLDCDYLKLDLDAVAGILARGGTILGSSRVQPSHLRDGVERAKGHVEELGLDAIIPIGGEGTLKAARLMSDSGLPVVGVPKTIDNDIAVTDVTFGFDTAVGVATEALDRLKTTAESHQRVLVVEVMGRHTGWIALHSGMAAGAHAIVVPERPFDIEELARRVGERFEAGKRFAIVVAAEGAKPAAGTMEFDEGGKDIYGHERFAGIARQLSIELEQRLGKEARPVILGHVQRGGTPTAYDRVLATRFGWHAVEAVHRGEFGKMTALRGTDIVMVPLAEAVETLKTVPEERYDEAECVL, encoded by the coding sequence ATGCGCATTGGTGTCCTCACGTCCGGCGGCGACTGCCCCGGCCTGAACGCCGTCATCCGGTCCGTCGTGCACCGCGCCGTCGTCGACCACGGCGACGAGGTCATCGGCTTCCGGGACGGCTGGAAGGGTCTCCTGGACTGCGACTACCTCAAGCTCGACCTGGACGCGGTGGCCGGCATCCTGGCCCGCGGCGGCACGATCCTCGGCTCCTCCCGGGTCCAGCCCTCGCATCTGCGGGACGGTGTGGAGCGGGCCAAGGGCCACGTCGAGGAGCTGGGCCTGGACGCGATCATCCCGATCGGCGGTGAGGGCACCCTCAAGGCGGCCCGGCTGATGTCGGACAGCGGCCTGCCCGTGGTGGGCGTGCCGAAGACCATCGACAACGACATCGCGGTCACGGACGTCACCTTCGGCTTCGACACGGCCGTGGGTGTGGCCACCGAGGCGCTCGACCGGCTGAAGACCACCGCCGAGTCCCATCAGCGGGTCCTGGTCGTGGAGGTCATGGGCCGCCACACCGGCTGGATCGCGCTGCACTCCGGCATGGCGGCCGGCGCCCACGCCATCGTCGTACCGGAACGGCCCTTCGACATCGAGGAGTTGGCGCGGCGGGTCGGTGAGCGTTTCGAGGCGGGGAAGCGCTTCGCGATCGTCGTCGCCGCGGAGGGGGCCAAGCCCGCGGCGGGGACCATGGAGTTCGACGAGGGCGGCAAGGACATCTACGGGCACGAGCGGTTCGCCGGGATCGCGCGCCAGCTGTCGATCGAGCTGGAGCAGCGGCTGGGCAAGGAGGCGCGGCCGGTGATCCTCGGGCATGTGCAGCGGGGCGGTACGCCGACGGCGTACGACCGGGTGCTGGCGACCCGGTTCGGGTGGCACGCGGTGGAGGCCGTGCACCGGGGTGAGTTCGGGAAGATGACGGCGCTCCGGGGGACGGACATCGTGATGGTGCCGTTGGCGGAGGCGGTGGAGACGCTGAAGACGGTGCCGGAGGAGCGGTACGACGAGGCGGAGTGCGTTCTCTAG
- a CDS encoding type 1 glutamine amidotransferase, with protein sequence MSDNQLRVVWVYPDLLSTYGDQGNVLVVERRARQRGLDVARLDVRSDQPIPTSGDIYLIGGGEDRPQRLAAERLRRDAHLYQAVNNGAIVFAVCAGYQILGHEFVNDLGQREPGLGLLDVTTVRGEGERCVGDVLADIDPRLGLPQLTGFENHQGVTHLGPTARPFANVRLGKGNGTGDGTEGAYNDTVFGTYMHGPVLARNPQIADLLLKLALDVNALPPSDDRWYEALRNERIAAAQQQPA encoded by the coding sequence ATGAGCGACAACCAACTGCGGGTCGTCTGGGTCTACCCGGACCTGCTCAGCACCTACGGCGACCAGGGCAACGTCCTGGTCGTGGAACGCCGCGCCCGCCAGCGCGGCCTCGACGTGGCCCGGCTGGACGTGCGCAGCGACCAGCCGATCCCGACCTCCGGCGACATCTATCTGATCGGCGGCGGCGAGGACCGTCCCCAGCGGCTCGCCGCCGAGCGGCTGCGCCGCGACGCGCATCTGTACCAGGCGGTGAACAACGGCGCGATCGTCTTCGCGGTGTGCGCGGGCTATCAGATCCTCGGCCACGAGTTCGTCAACGACCTCGGGCAGCGCGAGCCGGGCCTCGGTCTGCTCGACGTGACGACCGTGCGTGGCGAGGGCGAGCGGTGCGTCGGCGACGTCCTCGCGGACATCGACCCGCGCCTCGGACTCCCCCAGCTGACCGGGTTCGAGAACCACCAGGGCGTCACCCACCTCGGCCCCACCGCCCGCCCCTTCGCGAACGTGCGGCTCGGCAAGGGCAACGGCACGGGCGACGGCACGGAGGGCGCGTACAACGACACGGTGTTCGGCACGTACATGCACGGTCCCGTGCTCGCGCGGAACCCGCAGATCGCCGACCTGCTGCTGAAGCTGGCGCTCGATGTGAACGCGCTGCCGCCGAGCGACGACCGCTGGTACGAGGCGCTGCGCAACGAGCGCATCGCGGCGGCCCAGCAGCAGCCCGCGTAA
- a CDS encoding MurT ligase domain-containing protein, with protein sequence MAGNSDPLTPRAKLAVTAGKAVAAASRAAGRGSGSVIGGRVALKLDPDLLARLAQSLDVVLVSATNGKTTTTRLIAEALRAAGEVVSNALGANMPAGITSALAGNSDAKFGVIEVDEKYLAGVARDTDPKCIALLNLSRDQLDRAAETRMMAEAWREGLAGTKAVIVANCDDPLVVWAASSSPNVIWVAVGQMWKDDAWSCPSCGGVMQRPGDDWFCGDCGFRRPTPSWALSGDHVLDPHGSAWPIHLQLPGRANKANAASSAAVAAVFGVPPQVALERMYQVQAVAGRYDVVQFMQRDLRLLLAKNPAGWLETFSLIDPPPTPVILSVNARGADGTDTSWLWDVDYTRLTGHPIFVLGDRKLDLAVRLEVANQHFQVCDTLDQAVQMCPPGRIEVIANYTAFQDLRRRVGN encoded by the coding sequence ATGGCAGGCAACTCGGACCCGCTGACGCCGCGGGCCAAGCTGGCCGTGACGGCGGGCAAGGCGGTCGCGGCGGCATCACGTGCCGCGGGACGCGGTAGCGGATCGGTGATCGGCGGCCGGGTGGCGCTCAAACTCGACCCCGACCTACTCGCCCGGCTCGCACAGAGCCTGGACGTCGTCCTGGTCTCCGCCACCAACGGCAAGACCACGACCACGCGACTGATCGCGGAGGCGCTGCGGGCCGCGGGCGAGGTCGTGTCGAACGCGCTCGGCGCCAACATGCCCGCGGGCATCACCTCGGCGCTGGCCGGGAACTCGGACGCCAAGTTCGGTGTGATCGAGGTCGACGAGAAGTACCTCGCGGGTGTGGCCCGCGACACGGACCCGAAGTGCATCGCGCTGCTCAACCTCTCGCGCGACCAGCTCGACCGCGCCGCCGAGACCCGCATGATGGCGGAGGCCTGGCGCGAGGGCCTGGCCGGCACGAAGGCCGTCATCGTGGCCAACTGCGACGACCCGCTGGTGGTGTGGGCCGCGTCGTCCTCGCCGAACGTGATCTGGGTCGCGGTCGGCCAGATGTGGAAGGACGACGCCTGGTCGTGCCCGTCCTGCGGCGGCGTCATGCAGCGCCCGGGCGACGACTGGTTCTGCGGCGACTGCGGTTTCCGCCGCCCCACCCCGAGCTGGGCACTGTCGGGCGACCACGTCCTCGACCCGCACGGCTCGGCCTGGCCGATCCACCTCCAGCTGCCGGGCCGCGCCAACAAGGCCAACGCCGCCTCCTCGGCCGCCGTCGCCGCCGTGTTCGGGGTGCCGCCGCAGGTCGCCCTGGAGCGGATGTACCAGGTGCAGGCGGTCGCCGGACGCTATGACGTGGTGCAGTTCATGCAGCGCGATCTGCGGCTGCTGCTCGCCAAGAACCCGGCGGGCTGGCTGGAGACGTTCTCGCTGATCGACCCGCCGCCGACCCCGGTGATCCTGTCGGTGAACGCGCGCGGCGCCGACGGCACCGACACCTCCTGGCTGTGGGACGTCGACTACACCCGCCTCACCGGCCACCCGATCTTCGTGCTCGGTGACCGCAAGCTGGACCTCGCGGTGCGGCTGGAGGTCGCGAACCAGCACTTCCAGGTCTGCGACACCCTCGACCAGGCGGTGCAGATGTGCCCGCCGGGCCGGATCGAGGTCATCGCGAACTACACCGCGTTCCAGGACCTGCGCCGCCGCGTGGGCAACTGA
- the def gene encoding peptide deformylase, translating into MRSGSIPGARGRVLPLTLLGDPVLHAPCEEVTGFGPDLVRLVEDMFATMYEARGVGLAANQVGRGLKVFVYDCPDDEDVRHVGHVVNPRLVSADGLVLRGPEGCLSLPGLEAGTERYDEAVVEGFTVEGEPVQVRGTGFFARCLQHECDHLEGRVYADRLSGWRRRRVLRQAARAPWGR; encoded by the coding sequence ATGCGAAGCGGCTCTATTCCTGGCGCCCGAGGGCGTGTTCTTCCCCTGACACTGCTCGGTGACCCCGTGTTGCACGCCCCTTGTGAGGAGGTGACGGGGTTCGGGCCCGACCTGGTGCGGCTTGTGGAGGACATGTTCGCGACGATGTACGAGGCGCGGGGGGTGGGTCTCGCCGCGAATCAGGTGGGCCGGGGCCTGAAGGTCTTCGTATACGACTGCCCGGACGACGAGGATGTGCGTCATGTCGGGCATGTCGTGAACCCTCGGCTGGTCTCGGCGGACGGGCTTGTGCTGCGGGGGCCGGAGGGGTGTCTGTCGTTGCCGGGGCTGGAGGCGGGGACCGAGCGGTACGACGAGGCGGTGGTCGAGGGGTTCACGGTCGAGGGTGAGCCGGTCCAGGTGCGGGGGACGGGGTTCTTCGCCCGGTGTCTTCAGCATGAGTGTGATCACCTCGAGGGGCGGGTTTATGCGGACCGGCTCTCCGGGTGGCGTCGGCGGAGGGTGTTGCGGCAAGCCGCGAGGGCGCCGTGGGGGCGATGA